A window of Auraticoccus monumenti contains these coding sequences:
- a CDS encoding serine hydrolase domain-containing protein encodes MTPLPRSTPSEQDVDPGSVLALLDAVEAAGVELHSLMVLRHGHVVAEGWWAPYTADRPHLLYSLSKSFTSTAAGLAAAEGLLDLDDTLLSHFPELDADATDPRSRSIRLRHVAAMASGHAEETLQRALAIDPVDVVRGFLRIRPDAEPGTVFAYNQPCTYSLGKVVQRHSGQRLTEYLRPRLFEPLGIGEVGWLRHGEDELGFSGLHARTEDVARLGQLYLKRGAWEGQQLLPEAWVEEATRSHVDNRTDDPTVGPDWQQGYGFQFWVSQHGFRGDGAYGQFCLVLPEQDAVVVTTAATDQMQVLLEAVWAHLLPGLGAGPSDRAAEQELLDRLAGLRLADPSTTDRPDDLGPWSRRFEATSESDRNPARVSAVTITPDEDALTLELTDRADGLRARAGLDGWLVQEADGTDGPVPVAAAAGWSDPGTLVLEVLFLETPHRLRLTCSADGSAVAEWPTVPLHQVPLAALRRPR; translated from the coding sequence ATGACCCCACTCCCCCGCAGCACCCCCTCGGAGCAGGACGTCGACCCGGGCAGCGTGCTCGCCCTGCTGGACGCCGTCGAGGCCGCCGGCGTCGAGCTGCACAGCCTGATGGTCCTGCGCCACGGCCACGTCGTCGCCGAGGGCTGGTGGGCGCCCTACACCGCGGACCGGCCCCACCTGCTCTACTCCCTGAGCAAGAGCTTCACCTCCACCGCCGCCGGGCTCGCCGCGGCCGAGGGGCTGCTCGACCTCGACGACACCCTGCTGTCGCACTTCCCCGAGCTCGACGCCGACGCCACCGACCCCCGCAGCCGCTCCATCCGGCTGCGGCACGTGGCCGCGATGGCCAGCGGGCACGCCGAGGAGACCCTGCAGCGGGCGCTGGCGATCGACCCGGTCGACGTCGTCCGCGGCTTCCTGAGGATCCGGCCCGACGCCGAGCCGGGCACGGTCTTCGCCTACAACCAGCCCTGCACCTACTCGCTGGGCAAGGTGGTCCAGCGCCACTCCGGGCAGCGGCTGACCGAGTACCTGCGGCCCCGGCTGTTCGAGCCGCTGGGCATCGGCGAGGTCGGCTGGCTGCGCCACGGCGAGGACGAGCTCGGGTTCAGCGGTCTGCACGCCCGCACCGAGGACGTCGCCCGGCTGGGCCAGCTCTACCTGAAGCGCGGCGCCTGGGAGGGCCAGCAGCTGCTGCCCGAGGCCTGGGTCGAGGAGGCCACCCGCAGCCACGTCGACAACCGCACCGACGACCCGACGGTCGGTCCGGACTGGCAGCAGGGCTACGGCTTCCAGTTCTGGGTCAGCCAGCACGGGTTCCGCGGCGACGGCGCCTACGGCCAGTTCTGCCTGGTGCTGCCCGAGCAGGACGCGGTGGTGGTCACCACCGCGGCCACCGACCAGATGCAGGTGCTGCTGGAGGCCGTCTGGGCCCACCTGCTCCCCGGTCTCGGCGCCGGCCCGTCGGACCGAGCGGCGGAGCAGGAGCTGCTCGACCGCCTGGCCGGCCTGCGCCTGGCGGACCCGTCGACGACCGACCGCCCGGACGACCTGGGTCCGTGGAGCCGGCGGTTCGAGGCCACCAGCGAGAGCGACCGCAACCCCGCCAGGGTCAGCGCGGTCACCATCACCCCCGACGAGGACGCCCTCACGCTGGAGCTGACCGACCGGGCCGACGGGCTCCGGGCGCGGGCCGGTCTGGACGGCTGGCTGGTGCAGGAGGCCGACGGCACCGACGGCCCGGTGCCGGTGGCCGCCGCCGCCGGCTGGAGCGACCCGGGCACCCTCGTCCTGGAGGTGCTGTTCCTGGAGACCCCGCACCGGCTGCGCCTCACCTGCTCCGCCGACGGCAGCGCCGTCGCGGAGTGGCCGACCGTCCCGCTGCACCAGGTGCCGCTGGCGGCCCTGCGCCGCCCGCGCTGA
- a CDS encoding SDR family NAD(P)-dependent oxidoreductase, whose translation MPYTPALALVTGASSGLGALVARRMAERGTDLVLVARRRDRLDELAGELRRRHGVTVHPVVMDLGRAGAGPALLEALAAEAPGRSPDLVVNNAGFGIYGPLVENDPEKLEAMLTLNVTALTSITRAVLEPMVRRGSGTLVNVASTGGFQPAPGLAAYVATKAYVLHLSEALWQEVKGTGVRVTALCPGPTSTEFFDVAGSEHGVLGGNVTTPEQVVDALVAALDRRRLPPYLVPDVPNRIQSVAARVLPRRLALPVAARVMRQS comes from the coding sequence ATGCCGTACACCCCCGCCCTCGCCCTCGTCACCGGCGCCAGCTCCGGGCTGGGGGCCCTGGTGGCGCGTCGGATGGCCGAGCGCGGCACCGACCTCGTCCTCGTCGCCCGGCGCCGGGACCGCCTGGACGAGCTGGCCGGGGAGCTGCGACGCCGCCACGGGGTGACCGTGCACCCGGTGGTGATGGACCTCGGACGCGCCGGGGCCGGTCCCGCCCTGCTCGAGGCCCTCGCCGCGGAGGCGCCCGGGCGCTCCCCGGACCTGGTGGTCAACAACGCCGGCTTCGGGATCTACGGACCCCTGGTCGAGAACGACCCCGAGAAGCTCGAGGCGATGCTGACCCTCAACGTCACCGCCCTCACCTCCATCACGCGCGCGGTGCTGGAGCCGATGGTGCGCCGGGGCAGCGGCACCCTGGTCAACGTGGCCTCCACCGGTGGGTTCCAGCCGGCCCCCGGGCTGGCCGCCTACGTGGCCACGAAGGCCTACGTGCTGCACCTGAGCGAGGCCCTCTGGCAGGAGGTCAAGGGCACCGGGGTCCGGGTCACCGCGCTCTGCCCCGGGCCCACGTCGACGGAGTTCTTCGACGTCGCCGGCAGCGAGCACGGCGTCCTCGGGGGGAACGTGACCACGCCGGAGCAGGTGGTGGACGCCCTGGTGGCCGCGCTCGACCGGCGTCGGCTCCCTCCCTACCTGGTGCCGGACGTCCCCAACCGGATCCAGTCGGTGGCCGCCCGCGTGCTGCCGCGACGACTGGCCCTGCCGGTGGCGGCCCGGGTGATGCGCCAGTCCTGA
- a CDS encoding MFS transporter yields the protein MSSHATQQRLSRSERLDRLPFTRRHARLLGGSGLGWALDAMDVGLISFVMAALAQQWSLSAGQVSLVGSIGFVGMAIGASVGGLLADRLGRRQVFALTLLVYGLATGAAALSVGLAMLVALRFVVGLGLGAELPVASTLVSEYAPKAIRGRVVVALEAFWALGWILAALIGYFVVPTSDDGWRWALAIGAVPAVYAAVVRFGLPESVRFLEGKGRHEEAEAAVRGYEEAAGVAAPEPATATGPVPSTEPAPARAEGEGSGAAATAGESIWSPALRRRTGALWVVWFCINLSYYGAFLWLPSLLVADGFSLVKSFQYTLIITLAQLPGYAVSAWLIEVWGRRATLATFLLGSALSALLFGTADSVTTIIGFGMMLSFFNLGAWGALYAVGPELYPTRVRGTGAGAAAAFGRLASIAAPFVVPPLVGLGGSWAVFAVFGAAFAVAAGAALLLPELKGRALTE from the coding sequence GTGAGCAGCCACGCCACCCAGCAGCGGCTGAGCCGCTCCGAACGCCTCGACCGGCTGCCCTTCACCCGGCGCCACGCCCGGCTGCTGGGCGGCTCGGGGCTGGGCTGGGCGCTGGACGCCATGGACGTCGGGCTGATCTCGTTCGTGATGGCCGCCTTGGCCCAGCAGTGGTCGCTGAGCGCCGGTCAGGTGTCGCTGGTCGGCTCCATCGGCTTCGTCGGGATGGCCATCGGCGCCTCGGTCGGCGGACTGCTGGCCGACCGGCTCGGACGCCGCCAGGTCTTCGCGCTGACCCTGCTGGTCTACGGTCTCGCCACCGGCGCCGCCGCGCTCTCGGTCGGGCTGGCGATGCTGGTCGCGCTGCGGTTCGTGGTCGGGCTGGGGCTCGGTGCCGAGCTCCCGGTGGCCTCGACGCTGGTCAGCGAGTACGCGCCCAAGGCCATCCGCGGCCGGGTGGTGGTGGCGCTGGAGGCCTTCTGGGCGCTGGGCTGGATCCTGGCCGCGCTGATCGGCTACTTCGTGGTGCCCACCAGCGACGACGGCTGGCGGTGGGCGCTGGCGATCGGGGCCGTGCCGGCGGTCTACGCCGCCGTGGTCCGCTTCGGGCTGCCGGAGTCGGTGCGCTTCCTGGAGGGGAAGGGACGCCACGAGGAGGCCGAGGCGGCCGTGCGCGGCTACGAGGAGGCGGCCGGGGTGGCCGCACCCGAGCCCGCCACGGCGACCGGGCCCGTCCCGTCGACCGAGCCCGCCCCGGCGCGCGCCGAGGGCGAGGGGTCCGGCGCCGCGGCCACGGCGGGGGAGTCCATCTGGTCACCGGCGCTGCGGCGGCGGACGGGGGCGCTGTGGGTGGTCTGGTTCTGCATCAACCTGTCCTACTACGGCGCCTTCCTCTGGCTGCCCAGCCTGCTGGTGGCCGACGGGTTCTCGCTGGTGAAGTCCTTCCAGTACACCCTGATCATCACCCTGGCCCAGCTCCCCGGCTACGCGGTGTCGGCCTGGCTGATCGAGGTCTGGGGCCGGCGGGCCACGCTGGCGACGTTCCTGCTCGGCTCGGCCCTCAGCGCGCTGCTCTTCGGCACCGCGGACTCGGTGACCACCATCATCGGCTTCGGCATGATGCTGTCCTTCTTCAACCTGGGTGCCTGGGGTGCGCTGTACGCCGTCGGCCCGGAGCTGTACCCGACCCGGGTGCGGGGGACCGGTGCCGGGGCGGCGGCCGCCTTCGGGCGCCTCGCCTCGATCGCGGCCCCGTTCGTGGTGCCCCCGCTGGTGGGGCTGGGCGGCAGCTGGGCCGTCTTCGCCGTCTTCGGGGCCGCCTTCGCGGTGGCCGCCGGGGCGGCCCTGCTGCTGCCGGAGCTGAAGGGCCGCGCGCTGACGGAGTAG